In the Alphaproteobacteria bacterium genome, TTCCCGGCGTCCGTGTCGACGCACACGACCTGATGCCCGAAATCGGCAAAGCAGGCCCCCGAGACGAGGCCGACGTAGCCTGCTCCGACCACCGTTACCCGCACGAGTGAGAACTCCTCTTTCCGGGGCGACAGGATGCCAAGCCGCGTGGAAATCGATTTTCTGCCCAGCACGGCTGGAGCCTGCTGGGAGCCATTGAGGCGCGTCCTACGTGGTCCATTTGTACTGTTGGCGAAAGCCCGTCAATATCGCGTGCCTGCGGTGCCGAAAGTTCGGCGAGCGTCGCCAGCGCGCATGATTCGCGGAAGCTCGCTCCACGCATGTCGAAGGCGCGCAACGGGCTGATGACGTTCCGGATCGCGTTCAGCGACTCCCGCTCGCCCTCCCATCGCCGCGGCGCTTGCGACGGTCGCAGACTTGAGACTATAGACAGCACGCGGCCTTGCCGGCCCTGACACTTTCCCTTCATCCCATGCCCGACCCCGACGTTTCGTACATTGTTCTCGGCGGTGGGGGCTTCATCGGCACCAATTTGTGCCGCCGTCTCGCCGGGCGCGGCGTTCGCGTGCGCGCGTTCAGTCGCCATTTCTCCTTTCCGGATGCGATGCAGGGCGTCGAGCGGTGCGCCGGTGATTTCGGTGACGCCGATGCACTCGCGGCCGCGATCGAGGGGTTCGACGTTGTCTATCATCTCGTGCATGCGACGCCGCCGCAGCCGGCGAATGCCGACATGGCGGGCGACATCAGGAACAACGTGCTGCCCTCGCTGGCGCTGTTTGATGTCTGCCGCAGGCTGGGCGTGAAGCGCATCGTGTTTCTGTCGTCGGGCGGGACAGTCTATGGGCGCGCCACGATCGTGCCGACCCCGGAAGCGGCGCCGACCGAACCGATCGCCGCCTATGGCATCAGCAAGCTGATGATCGAGAAGTATCTCGCGTTACATGAGCATCTTTATCAGACCGACTATCGCGTGCTGCGCGTCACCAATCCCTTCGGCCCCTTCCAGACCACAGCCAAGAATCAGGGGATTATCGCGGCGCTCATTGCGCGCGGGCTCGCGGCCGAGCCGATCGAGATTTGGGGAGATGGATCCGCCGTTCGGGATTTCATCTACGTCGACGATGTTGTCGATGCCCTGGAGCTTGCAAGCCGGGACGCAAGCGACGTCAGGGTTTTCAATATTGGACGCGGAGAAGGCCACAACGTGCGTGAGATCGTGAGCACGATCGAGCGCCTTCTCGGAAGAGAGCTTCAGATCGTCTGGAAGGATGCGCGCGCGATCGACCTGCCGGTCTCGATCGTCGCGAATACGCGTGCGAAAGAAGTCCTTGGGTGGACTCCGAAAACGGCGCTCGATGACGGCTTAAGGAAGACGATTGCGTGGTGGCAGGCCGGGGCGCGTTGACGGCAGCGCACCCTCGGAGGTTCATAGAACGGGCAGCGGCATTATCAACAGGAACGCATTGTAGCCCAGCAGCAAGAGCCAATACGCGGCAGCCACGGCGTAGAGCGCATGGAACACGTGCCCCAAGTGGGTATTGCGAAACAAAGGGGCCCTGGGAAGGGCCGCGCCGAAGAAGTCGGACAATCGTGAGCTTCGATCGACCGGGATCTGGTCCGCGCAGTAGATCGCGAATTTCATGTACTGGATCGCTCGCTCGGTCAGCGATGCCGTGATGGCCCAGCAGATCGCCGTCAATACGAGCCCGAGCGCCGCTCCCAGGAAATGGAAGATCACAGGGCCGGCGAACATTGCGCACCAGCCCAAACCGAATGCGAAAATGCCAAAGATCGCCAAGACGTTGAACCGCTGCCGCTCAAGCTCGAGAGCGTGCCGCACATTCAGTTTGAGAGCCTCCAGTATGAGACTCTCGGGGTCGAGCGGACTTGTCATAGGACTTCCACTATCACGGGAGGCCATCCTAGTTGGCGGGCTCGTTTGTTGTCGCCGATGATTTTGCGGCTACAGGGTCCGGTACTACCAGGTCACCCCGGGGATATGCGTCGTCGCGTATCGGTACCCTTGATGCTCAGCGACGAAGGGAAGCAGCCGCTCCAGCGCATGCAGGATCGTCCCATCGATCGGGGCGGGCTCCACCGGATAACTGTCCCAATCGAGGCCGAGGCCAAACAAGGGCGCCAGCGCTTCCGTGCGGGCCCAGAACATTGTCCCGAGTGGAAAATTGAAGAATGGCGGCAGCCGAGTTTGCAGGCCCATGCGCTCCGCGAGTTGCTCCGCAATCTGCAGATTCTCGTCCCAGGCTGACAGGTGAGGGTCGTCGGGAAAGACGAGGCCGAGCCGCGCGTCCTTGGCAAACCGGTCGAGCACGACATCCATCATGGCATGCTCCCGTCCGACCAGGTTTGTCCAAATGAAATGGCGCCATCGCTCGCCGATCGCGCGGTCGGTGAGGAACAGGCTGCGCTTGGAATGAAGATGTCCGATCACGTCATACTGTTTGATGCTCTCGCCGAGGCCGGTCACAAAGGCCCCGATGTCGCGGCCGCGGTTTGGGATCGTCATGATCCGGACCTCGCCACGCTGGTAGCCCGCCGTCTCCTTTTCCAGCGCGCGCGCCTTACGCGCATTGTTCGTGGTCAAGAGCAGGTCGCAGCGGGAGCGGTTGGCCGCGAGTATCGCCAGAAGCTCGGAACACAGCTCCGGGTAGTGGAAATGAACATGCAGCCCAACGCGCATGCCCTGCGTGATTGCGGTCTCGCGGTCTTGCCGGGGCGGCACGATCACTTGCCGTGTCCAGGGTCCGTCCGGCTTGCCGCTGCGGATGAAATGCGCGAACGGATTGATCAAAGAGGCGTCATACCGGTCCCGGTTTTCGAACGCGTAGACGTGGGGATGAAAGCCGGGGGAGGGGCGGCGATAGTGAAAATATTTCCCGGCTTTGGGTATCGCTGCCTCGGCAACGAACATGTTGATCGCTTCTTCGCGGCTCGAGGTCGGGTAGTTCGGGCCGAGAAACCCGACCACATCGAACGAATCGTTGCGCTCGATCGTGGCGAAGTCCTCGCGCCGCTGCCGCATGACCTGGCGGGCATCCCGCCCAACCCCGGTAAGCCGCGCCACGTACGCATCCATGTCGAAGGTGCCCGAGGCGAGCGCACGCGAGGCGCCGCCGATGGACCGCCGCCTTGGCTCGTCTGCCGAAAGTTCGACCATGAGGCTGGCGGCTGCCTCGACATCAAGCTTGGGCACCACGGTCGCTCCAGCCGTGGCATCGGTCTTGAGGATGTCCGCGATGCCGCTGCAGTCCGCAAAGCAAACGACCGGCAGTTCGCGCAGCATGCTGTCGATTGCCACATTGGGGAGCGGATCGAGCCGCGAGCTCAGAAAGAACGCATCGGCCTGTTTGTAGGCGGGCTCCAGGTCGGCGACTTCATGGAGGATGCAAACGGAGCCGGAAATTCCCGACCACCGGATGTATCTCCGCAGCCTCCGGGAATAACCATTGTCGATGTCTTTCGGCAGGTACTGGCCGATCCAGACAAAACGAAACCGGCGCGAAGAATTGCGCCGCGAGGCCGCTGCGGCGCAGGCCAGAAACAGATCGACCCCCTTCCGGGGAGAGACCGTTCCGCAGCCGAGCACGACGAAATCGTTCTCATGGCCGGCTGGCCGGATATTGGATCGCAGGGCCGCCTCGCCGGGCACCTGGTCCTTGGTGTCCGCCGGGGGCAGTTCCGGCGGTCCCTGCGGCAGAATGTGAAGCCGATAGTCGTCAATGTACGGGCTTTCCGCGCGGACGGAATCGAGCACGCGCTCCGCCGAAAAAACAACTTCGGTCGCCCAGGCCAACGCAACCGCCATCTCCCCGTGCGGCTTGAGGTGCGAGGCAAATTCGTGAACCAGGGCAACGACAGGCACGAAGCCCGACGAAAGCGGTTTCATCATCTGCCGGGCGTCGACGCTGTTCACCAGCGCGTAGGAAAACTGAAAGCTCTGCAAGAGACAGCGCACGAGATAATCCATCTCGACTGGATGCCAGTCCTTCCGCGCCAGCGGCCCGACGACCACAGTCGATACCGTCTCGAATGCCGGGACGATATTTCCGCCCGAGAGCAGGACCGTGACAACGTTGTGTTGTGCGCTCAACCGCTTGACGATGTTGTAGGCAAGGATCGGCGCGCCGGTCCGCGTCGCCTCGTGCGATACGACCAGGATTGTTTCGCGCTTCGGATCGATCCGGCTTGTGTCGACTGTGATCGCTGTCGCGACGCTGACCGGCCGGCGGCCCTGCCGCTTTCCGTGGTTGACATAGTGCGCCAACAAACAAGCGCGCCCCAGATTGGGGTTGCGGTCGTTGTAGTAGGCCGGATCGAAACCTTCGGATGGCGCAAAACCCATCCGTTCGCCGACGATCACGTAGTGCAGTGCGGGGTCAAGATCGCCAAGATGGGGAACCCGGGATCGGTAGTATCGCTCCTCGAACAAGCCGCTCGAGCGGAAAACTCCTGCAACATGTTCCGCGGCGGATGGCGTCGCGGTAAACCGGGTAGCCTGCCGCATGCAGGCTTGAAAAGACAGCTCCCGGCTCACCGTCGAGCCCGACGCTCGCAAAAAACGGACGCAGCCAATCGAAGCGGCGATCAAGCTCGGGTCCGGCCGGCGCCGACGCCCCTTGAGCAGGACCGGACGTCCGCGGCGATAGCGCGCGGCGAATGAATTCGACCACCGATCGTGGAATGAGCCGCTTCAGCCGCAACGGTGCGTATTGAACCGCGCCAAAGATGATCGGATTTTCGGAGAGCGCGTTCTTTCCGGGCCGAAGCCGCATGCCCGGCATCGACGGTTGCGGCGATGTTTGGAGCGGACTCGTGGGCGCGCTGGTATCGGATTCTGGCACGGGCATAGTCTATCGTGTGCAGGCTGCGCTCGATACCGGCTGGGTCTGTTTGGACCGCGTCATCCCTGTGCTAACAAGCACGCGCGACCCATTGAGTTTGCGAGGACAATCGTTCTGTCGATGAAAGCCGGAGATACCCCGGGAAGAGGGCGCACTTATCGGCACCCTGAAGCGCTGTCAAAAGGAATTTTTTCGTTCGCCGAGTTCCCCTTCGGCCGGCCTGCCTGGAAACCCGTGGCCAAACCGGGGTTGGCGCCGTGACACATCGGGTTACTTTCCCGGCGCCTGCGGGATTTCGTGCCGAGGTCGCCACATCCCGTCACGACGAGCATCATGCGCCGGTGCGCGTGGCGCACCCCGGTCCCACTTTGACGGTCACGCTCACGCCGAACGAGGCGGTTCGCGGCGGATGGTATGAGCTCGGCCTGCGTTTTGGCTCCGAGGGCACCTTCGACTGCCTCGCCCAGTTCGTCCAAGCGAGTGGCCCGGTCGTTTGGCTGCGCCTGCCGATGATCGCCCGCAACGAATTCCTGGCCCATCTGCGGCTAGAGGGTCCCCTCGATCGCCTGACGTTGATCCTGCGTGGCTCAGGTCGGCTCGCAGAGCCGACTGTCTGCCGCTTCGAGCGCGCCGGATGGTCCAGGCAACTGGCCGCGGTCCTTGGACGCGCGCGCGACATTTATCGGCGTGAAGGCCTCGGGGTGGTGTTGTCCGCGTTGAGCTACGTGTCGCGTCGCGTGCGAGGAGACTCCATCGCCCTTCCGCGCGGCAGCGCGAAGGCGGAAGCAACCGAGCGGCCCTACGAAACCTGGATCCGTGTTTTCGACGAGAGGCCGGAGGTCGATAGGGCCCGCCACGAAGAGCGCCTCGCCTCGATGCAACGGCGTCCGCTGATTTCCGTTCTCGCCGAATTGCCGTCGTCTGCCCCGTTCACTCTCGACCGCCTGGCAGCGAGCGTGGGCGAGCAGATTTATCCGTCCTGGGAGCTCGTGGTGGCGGCACCCGCCGATCTTCAGGCCAGCCTCAAGGAGGCGCTTGGGTCGCGCGGCGTCGACCTCGCTAAATTGCAAATGGCTGACGCGAGACCGAACACCGCCGAGAACTTGAATCGTTTGCTGGCCGTTTCGAAGGGTGAATATATCCTTCCCTTGGCGAGCAACGCCCTGATGCGTCCGCACGCCTTGCTTGAGCTTGCCTTGACGGCCGAGATGCTGCCGTCAGCCGAGATGATCTATTGCGACCACGACCGCGTCGGCGATGACGCGCGTCGCGACGGATGGGCGTTCAAGCCCGCGTGGTCGCCGCATCTCCTTCAGGCGCGCGATTATCTCGGCCCGCATCTTTTGATGCACCGGGAAACCGTTCGTGCGCTCGATGGCTGGAATGTTTCCCGCAGAGACCCTCACCACGACCTTGCCCTTCGCCTGACCGCGAACGTGAAGCCCGAAATGATCGTCCATCTGGCCAAGCTCCTCTTTCACGAGGCCGCGGAGCCTTCGCCCGCCGCGGAGCGGCACTTGGCGGCGGAGCCGGCGACCGCAAAGCCTGCGTCGCATGTCTCGCTGATCATCCCGACTCGGGACAACGCCGAGATGCTCTCGGCCTGCATCGAGTCCATCCGCAAGCGCACGCGTTATCGGAGCTACGACATTCTCATTGTCGACAACGGTTCGGTCGAGAAGAGGACAATCGAGCTCCTCAACAAGCTCGCGACGGATCCGGCGATTCGGATCGTGCCACAGCCGGGTCCGTTCAATTTCTCCGCGGTGAACAACGCAGCCGTTCGCGCCAGCGCCGGCGATGTGATCGGCTTCATCAACGACGACATCGAGGTTCTCAATGAGGATTGGCTCGAGCAGATGGCGGCCCTGGCGGAGCAGGACTCCGTCGGCTGTGTCGGTGCCAAGCTCGTCTATCCGGACGGCCGCGTCCAGCATGGGGGCATTGTGCTCGGTCTCTACGGGCTCGCCGGTCATGCCCACCGCTTCGCCAAGCATGACGATCCCGGCTACCTGAACCGTCTCACGGCCGTGCAAAACGTCAGCGCGGTGACGGCGGCGTGCCTGCTTGTGCGCAGGCGCGTTTTCGATGAGGTGGGCGGCCTCGACGAACGGCTGGCCGTTGCGTTCAACGATGTCGATTTCTGCCTGCGGGTGCGCGCGGCCGGCTATCTCAATGTCTGGACGCCGTTCGCCGAGCTTGTCCACCACGAGTCGGTCAGTCGCGGCCGCGATCTCAGCCCCGCGAAGTCGCGGCGCTTTGCCGCCGAATACGCCATGATGCAGGAACGCTGGGGCAGTGAGTTGCTCAGTGATCCCTACTACTCGCCGCAGTTGACCTATGACCGCGAAGACTTCTCGTTGCGGCAGCGATGATGGGGGCCGCCAGAGACTCCATGGTGCACATCGGCGGCCGCTCGTGGTAGAGGGCCGGATCCCCCGGCTCCTTCCGCCGCATCTGAACTCAGGACAGCAATGCTCTGATGGTTGAACGCTCCGATAAATCTGCAGGGTCCCTGCGCAAGGTGGTCTACACATGCCTGTTCGGCGACTACGAGCGTTTCAACGATTTTGAATACGAGCGATCGCCGGATATTGATTTCGTTCTCTTCACCGACGACCCGGACATCGTGTCGCGGCACTGGAAGACGATCGTGATGCCGCGCACCATGCTCGATCCCGCTCGCGCTGTGCGAGAGATCAAGACGCAACCGCACCGCTTCCTGGCCGGCCATGACTGGTCCCTGTTCATCGACAACACCGTCCGGCTGAAGGCTCCTCCGCGCGAGATCTTCGAGGAATACCTGGCAAACGCGGACTCGCCCTATGTCTGCTTTCGCCACTACCGTCGGGACTGCGTCTATGCCGAAGCCGACGTTGTGAAGGAATGGAATCTCGATGATCCCGCGCGGGTCGATGCACAAATGAATTTCTATCGCGGGCTCGGATATCCGGCACACAACGGCCTTGCCAAGAACGCGTTCATCCTGCGCCGTCATCATGAAGGGTCGCTGCCGAAAATCATGGACGCATGGTTCCAGCAGATCTTGCTATGGTCGCGACGGGATCAGCTGTCGCTCAATCCGACGTTCTGGTTTTTCGGCTTCTCGCCGACCTATTTGCCGCTGAGGTTCGCCGATTTTGAGCTTCTCGAATGGCCTGCGCGCGATAGCGTGCGCATTCCAAAGGACTTCGTCGAGGCGGACCATGCGCGCCGCCATCCCGAGTCTGCGGGCCGCCCGCGTCGGCACTATCTCTATGAATGGGCGCCCCGGCATCTGGAGCAAGCGACAGGCAGGGACCAGCGAGGGTCCGACCAGATAGAGTTGCCGTGACCTCGGGCGAAACGACCAACGTTCTCCTGCTCACGCGCTACGAACGGCTTGGCGCGAGCAGCCGCATCCGCTTCCTGCAGTTTCTGCCGGCGCTGGAGCGCCAAGGCTTCACGTTCGACGTGCGGCCGCTGCTCGACAATGCCTATGTGGCCTCGCTCTATGGCGGGCCTCGGGTCGGCGCCGGCAACATTATCCGCGCCTATTGGCGGCGCTTCTCGGCGTTGCGGCGGCGGATGCGCTACGACGTCGTCTGGCTCGAGAAGGAAGCACTGCCGTGGTTGCCGACCTGGCTGGAGATCGCGCGGCTCGAGGGCATTCCTTACGTGGCCGACTACGACGATGCCTGGTTCCACCGCTATGAGAACCATTGGGCGAGCCCGCTGCTCGGCCACAAGATCGATGCAGTGATGCGCGTCGCGCGCACGGTTGTCGCCGGCAACGACTATCTGGCGCGCCGCGCGCGACAGGCCGGCGCCCACCATGTCGAGATCGTACCGACGGCGATCGATCTTGACCGCTACTCCGGTCTGCCCGCGCGGCCGCCGGGCGGAGTGCTCACCGTCGGCTGGATCGGCATTCCGCTCAATGTGCACTATCTCGCGATGATTGCCCCCGCACTGCGCGCCGCGGCGTGTCCTCAGCCCATCGCATTGCACGTCGTCGGCGCGCCGGTGCCGCCGGAATTCGGCGATATGCCGGCGGAGAGCTTTCCCTGGAGCGAGGACACGGAAATCGCGCGTATCGCGCAGTTCGACGTCGGTGTGATGCCGCTGCACGATACGCCCTGGGAACGCGGCAAGTGCGCCTACAAGCTCCTCCAGGTGATGGCGGCCGGCAAGCCCGTGGTCGCTTCGCCGGTCGGCGCCAACCGGCAGGTCGTGCGCCACGGCGTCAACGGCTTTCTCGCCGAAACCCCCGAGGAGTGGACCGAAGCGTTGCGTAAGCTTGCCGATCCGGCCGTGCGGCAGCAGATGGGTGCCGAGGCGCGCAAGACGGTCGCGGAGCAATATGCGACCGCGATCGTGACCCCGCGCCTTGCCGATATCCTGCGCAAGGCGGCGCAGTTCTGAAGCTTGCGACGTTGATCGCTGTGGCGGCCATCTGTATGGTCCGCGCGCCTGATTGGGGCGTAGCCAAGTGGTAAGGCAGCGGATTTTGATTCCGCCATTCCCAGGTTCGAATCCTGGCGCCCCAGCCACGATCCGGCTGCCGATCGCATGGACTTCTTGCCGGTTTCGTTCGGATTTTTGACAAGCTCGCCGGCTATTCATGTCCTATTGACAACCAAAGGTGTTGGAACAAATATCGCATTCGGAGGCTGTGGAAGGATCGCAGGACTAAGTTTGTACGAAAGTCCGCGTCATCCTGTCCCGTCTTCCGATTCTGAGGTGGTCGCCCTAATGGCGACGATTTCGATTTTCATTCTGGATGCGTATTTGGTGGCCCCCGACAACCTGGAGGGTTTCCCATGAGACGGTTCACAGGCGGTCTCGTCCTTGCAATACCGGTGCTGATCGGCTCCGCGGATTTTGCCGCAGCCCAGCATACCGGCATGAAGATGGGGACGAACACGCTGTTCCTTGCGCAACTCGACGCCAAGCAGGTCGTCGGCGGCAGCGCTTCCACGGCCACCGGCACCGGAGCGTTCCTGGTCGATCGTGCGCAGCGGACGCTAGCCTACAATCTCACCTACGAGGGGCTTGCGTCGGGCGGCGCGAAAAGCATCGCGATTCACAATTTCGGCCAGGGCAAGAACGGCGAAGTCGTGAAGACGATCTGCGGCGCCGACGCAAAGGCGTGCCCCAACGGGCCCTCGGCAACGGTCGCGGGCCGCCTCGAGGAGCGCGAGGGACGTCCGCTCGACAACAACCTCCTCGGCGAATTCGCCTCCGAGCGCACCTATGTCGAAATCGTGGGAAATGACGGCAAGGCGGAAATCCGTGGCCAGCTCTCGCCGAACAGCGCGATGGTGAAGGTAACGAACTATACGGTGAACCTTGCGCCCGCCGAAGGCACCGGCTCCGCCGGCACCGGCACGGCGGTCGTGAGCGAGACGCACCTGCCCGACGGCAAGATCGCGGTGTTCTATGCCGCGACGGTGGCCGGAACGGCGGGCACGCCGACCAACGCGGCGTTGGTGAGCGGGCCGACACCGAAGGAGCGCACATTTGCGGCGCGCTCCGCGCTTCCGAAGCTGCAACTGCGCGCTTCGCAGGGGGCAAAGTCGGGCGGCTCGCTGAGTGGCTCGTACGAAGTCAACCGCGCCGCACCCACGGCCCTGTTTGCGGCGCGGCTCATCACCGAGAACAAGGGTGAATCCGGGATGGTGGTCACGACCAGCCGTTTTCCAAATGGCGAGCTTTACGGCGCTCTCGTTCCCGTGCCCTGAGCGCGGCTGCAATGCGTTGAGATTAAAAAGGACGATTCAAGACGATTCAAAGAGTTGGGGGACCGACATGAGGCCGTCTCGCTTCTTATTGTCCGCATCGATCCTGCTCGCGAGTTTTGCCGCGGCCGAGACCGCAAGCGCCGACGCGTGTCCGAGCGGGGGCACGCTGACCATTACAGCGGCCGCCGACAGCCTGACGCTGTCGCCTGTTGCTACGACAACGTTCAACTTCGGCGAGCATACGATCCTGACTGCCGCCGCGTCGGGCTTCACGATCGCGACGTATGTTTGGACGATCGATGGTCCGACCATCAAGGACTACAACGAGGATCTTGGGACGAAGACGGCCCCCGCGGCGGCAATTCCGTGGAGCACGACGCCGCTCGCCGCGGTCGACCTCTCGGCGGCGTCGGTGGGCTTCTACTGGGTGCCGGCGGCGGGACAGTTGGAGCCGAGCAACGGCCCATTCAGCCGCAATGTTTCGCTCACCATCACCAAGACCGGCGGCGGAAGCTGCACGGTGAGCACCGCGCTCAACGTCGAGCGCAACGAGACCAACATCACGCGGCAGGCCCACGACTTCTACACCTCCAACCACCGCGCGGCGACGACGACGAACCCGGGCTTCGGTCACGTCACGGACGAGCACATCTACTGGCATCAGTTCGTCGGCGGCGGCCCGCCGGACTGGCTCGGCTTCCTCGCCTGGCACGGCGAATTCCTGCGCCGCTTCGACACGTGGCGCCAACTGTTCGGCTACAACAAGGTCACCCCATGGTACCCGGGCCGCGCGTTGCCGACCGGTCCGCAATTCGACGCCGATGCCGGCCTGCGGCAGGCCTATTTTCCCGACAACAACCGCATCCCGAGCTACTACACGCTGACCGGCGACGACAACGCGTTCGATCCCACGTTTGGACCCACACATCGCAGGCTTGCCAACTACGCGACACTCGACGATTTCAACGCCTCGTTCGAGGGCAGCTATCACGGACAGGTCCATTGCAACATCGGCGCGCACGCCGGGAGTTTCTTCGGAACGGCCGCGGGCCCCGGCTTCGGCAGCATGTGCAATGCCAGCTCGCCGAAGGATGCGATGTTCTGGCGCTGGCACGGCTTCATCGATCTGATGTACCGCAACTACTGCGCGCTGCATCCCGGCGCCTGTCCCGTCCCTTCGCCGGCCGATCCGTCCGCGGATCCGTGGATGGCCGACAATTCAAGCGACATCTCGAATAACGGCACGGTGCCTTCGCCGGGAACGCACTGGATCAGCCCGGACGTGTGGAACCGCCGCGCGTTGGTGATGACGGACCCATGCGTGGCGCCGGTCGACGCCTACGGCGATCATGACACCACGGGGGGCATCGTGCGCAATTGCGGCTCCGACGCCGACCACGAGAACCCCGTCGCCGGCGTGACCAACTATCTTTACGGAACGCTGCGCAACACGCGGCCGAGTTCGCCGCGCGTGGTCTATGCGGAGGTGGGCGTCTACTACGCGCTCGCCTCGTCCGGCCTGACCTATCCGGGCGACTTCACGTTTATTCCGGAGTCGCGCCAGTTCATCGCCATCCATCTCGAACCCGGAACGACGACGAGCATCGGGCCCATCCCGTGGACGCCGCCGCCGGTGCCGCCGTCGAACGACCACTATTGCCTCTATCTGCGCGTCCTCAGCGTGCAGGAGACGCCACCGACCGAGCCCGCCGGCATCGATGCCAATGTGGCGAACAGCAACAGCCTCGCCTGGCGCAACATCAAGGTGGTGGCGCCCGGAGACGTCAGCCCGCCGAGCTTCTTCATCGTCCGCAACATCGGCAAGCGCGCGGATCGCCTTGGCCTGCGCTTCCTGGTCCCGCCCGAGTTGCTCAAGGCACCGTCCAACGTTCGTGTCACGCTCGACGAAGCATTGATGCGAGCCTTCCGTGCCGGGGAAGGCAAGGTCGACGGCCTCAAGGCTGACGGCAAGGGAGGCTTTTTGATCACCAGTGCGAAGGCTCAGCTGGCCGGACTACAGATGGACCCCGGCCAAAAGGGGCAGGTCAAGGTTGTGGTAGGGCCGACCAAGCCGTCGCCGCGCGGACACCTCGATGTGACGATCCAGCAGGTAAGCCGCGAGGGTGTGGACGGCGGCGTGACGATCCGCCTCGCCAACAAGAAGTAGCGGGGCTCGGTTTACTTCGGACGGAGGATCGGTCGCGGTGCGGACGTTCGGTTCGCGCCGCGAGGGTTCCAATCGTCCTCGCTGACCTTTAAGAGATGATCGAGCGCAGCCTCGTTTGCGGGCGCGCAAAGGGTCAATGAAGCCGATTACCCATGAGCAAGCTCAAGATCACCGCCGGCCCTTACATCTTCGATGCGCGGCTCGAGACCGAAGCCGCGCCGAAAACCTGCGCGGCGTTTCTCAAGCACATGCCGTTCAAGAGCCAGGTGGTGCATGTGCGCTGGAGCGGGGAGGCGGTCTGGATTCCGCTCGGCGACCTCGACTTCGGCGTCGATTACGAGAACCAC is a window encoding:
- a CDS encoding NAD-dependent epimerase/dehydratase family protein, whose translation is MPDPDVSYIVLGGGGFIGTNLCRRLAGRGVRVRAFSRHFSFPDAMQGVERCAGDFGDADALAAAIEGFDVVYHLVHATPPQPANADMAGDIRNNVLPSLALFDVCRRLGVKRIVFLSSGGTVYGRATIVPTPEAAPTEPIAAYGISKLMIEKYLALHEHLYQTDYRVLRVTNPFGPFQTTAKNQGIIAALIARGLAAEPIEIWGDGSAVRDFIYVDDVVDALELASRDASDVRVFNIGRGEGHNVREIVSTIERLLGRELQIVWKDARAIDLPVSIVANTRAKEVLGWTPKTALDDGLRKTIAWWQAGAR
- a CDS encoding rhamnan synthesis F family protein, which codes for MIAASIGCVRFLRASGSTVSRELSFQACMRQATRFTATPSAAEHVAGVFRSSGLFEERYYRSRVPHLGDLDPALHYVIVGERMGFAPSEGFDPAYYNDRNPNLGRACLLAHYVNHGKRQGRRPVSVATAITVDTSRIDPKRETILVVSHEATRTGAPILAYNIVKRLSAQHNVVTVLLSGGNIVPAFETVSTVVVGPLARKDWHPVEMDYLVRCLLQSFQFSYALVNSVDARQMMKPLSSGFVPVVALVHEFASHLKPHGEMAVALAWATEVVFSAERVLDSVRAESPYIDDYRLHILPQGPPELPPADTKDQVPGEAALRSNIRPAGHENDFVVLGCGTVSPRKGVDLFLACAAAASRRNSSRRFRFVWIGQYLPKDIDNGYSRRLRRYIRWSGISGSVCILHEVADLEPAYKQADAFFLSSRLDPLPNVAIDSMLRELPVVCFADCSGIADILKTDATAGATVVPKLDVEAAASLMVELSADEPRRRSIGGASRALASGTFDMDAYVARLTGVGRDARQVMRQRREDFATIERNDSFDVVGFLGPNYPTSSREEAINMFVAEAAIPKAGKYFHYRRPSPGFHPHVYAFENRDRYDASLINPFAHFIRSGKPDGPWTRQVIVPPRQDRETAITQGMRVGLHVHFHYPELCSELLAILAANRSRCDLLLTTNNARKARALEKETAGYQRGEVRIMTIPNRGRDIGAFVTGLGESIKQYDVIGHLHSKRSLFLTDRAIGERWRHFIWTNLVGREHAMMDVVLDRFAKDARLGLVFPDDPHLSAWDENLQIAEQLAERMGLQTRLPPFFNFPLGTMFWARTEALAPLFGLGLDWDSYPVEPAPIDGTILHALERLLPFVAEHQGYRYATTHIPGVTW
- a CDS encoding glycosyltransferase family 2 protein, which translates into the protein MTHRVTFPAPAGFRAEVATSRHDEHHAPVRVAHPGPTLTVTLTPNEAVRGGWYELGLRFGSEGTFDCLAQFVQASGPVVWLRLPMIARNEFLAHLRLEGPLDRLTLILRGSGRLAEPTVCRFERAGWSRQLAAVLGRARDIYRREGLGVVLSALSYVSRRVRGDSIALPRGSAKAEATERPYETWIRVFDERPEVDRARHEERLASMQRRPLISVLAELPSSAPFTLDRLAASVGEQIYPSWELVVAAPADLQASLKEALGSRGVDLAKLQMADARPNTAENLNRLLAVSKGEYILPLASNALMRPHALLELALTAEMLPSAEMIYCDHDRVGDDARRDGWAFKPAWSPHLLQARDYLGPHLLMHRETVRALDGWNVSRRDPHHDLALRLTANVKPEMIVHLAKLLFHEAAEPSPAAERHLAAEPATAKPASHVSLIIPTRDNAEMLSACIESIRKRTRYRSYDILIVDNGSVEKRTIELLNKLATDPAIRIVPQPGPFNFSAVNNAAVRASAGDVIGFINDDIEVLNEDWLEQMAALAEQDSVGCVGAKLVYPDGRVQHGGIVLGLYGLAGHAHRFAKHDDPGYLNRLTAVQNVSAVTAACLLVRRRVFDEVGGLDERLAVAFNDVDFCLRVRAAGYLNVWTPFAELVHHESVSRGRDLSPAKSRRFAAEYAMMQERWGSELLSDPYYSPQLTYDREDFSLRQR
- a CDS encoding glycosyltransferase domain-containing protein, which gives rise to MVERSDKSAGSLRKVVYTCLFGDYERFNDFEYERSPDIDFVLFTDDPDIVSRHWKTIVMPRTMLDPARAVREIKTQPHRFLAGHDWSLFIDNTVRLKAPPREIFEEYLANADSPYVCFRHYRRDCVYAEADVVKEWNLDDPARVDAQMNFYRGLGYPAHNGLAKNAFILRRHHEGSLPKIMDAWFQQILLWSRRDQLSLNPTFWFFGFSPTYLPLRFADFELLEWPARDSVRIPKDFVEADHARRHPESAGRPRRHYLYEWAPRHLEQATGRDQRGSDQIELP
- a CDS encoding glycosyltransferase family 4 protein, giving the protein MTSGETTNVLLLTRYERLGASSRIRFLQFLPALERQGFTFDVRPLLDNAYVASLYGGPRVGAGNIIRAYWRRFSALRRRMRYDVVWLEKEALPWLPTWLEIARLEGIPYVADYDDAWFHRYENHWASPLLGHKIDAVMRVARTVVAGNDYLARRARQAGAHHVEIVPTAIDLDRYSGLPARPPGGVLTVGWIGIPLNVHYLAMIAPALRAAACPQPIALHVVGAPVPPEFGDMPAESFPWSEDTEIARIAQFDVGVMPLHDTPWERGKCAYKLLQVMAAGKPVVASPVGANRQVVRHGVNGFLAETPEEWTEALRKLADPAVRQQMGAEARKTVAEQYATAIVTPRLADILRKAAQF